The Candidatus Methylacidiphilales bacterium genome window below encodes:
- a CDS encoding tetratricopeptide repeat-containing serine protease family protein, whose product MKNLLLLLVIGLSLYCHNATAALIDELRSKAEKGDVEAQCRLGGMYVTGKAVPKDFAEAAKWYRKAAEQGNVDAQNNLGCIYQGRTGVPKDLVEAVKWFQKAAGHGDDNAQFNLGGMYESGEGVPRDEIEALAWYNLAASTGEDIFVSQRNKLENKLGHSLVILAQQRSKRILAQIEKNKQAKSSESSLQNEKSNADMPKASGSAVFVSTDGLLITAAHVVRDAIRISVVTTVGLKKAQLIQIDTANDVAILKCDGVFTPAPVRPSKSMKLGQTVFTLGFPNIQLQGFSPKMTRGEISSLSGIQDDPRQWQISVPLQPGNSGGGLFDENGNLVGIVVAKLDAIKIAKVTGDIPENVNYAVKSSYILSMLENYSNSLPQENIKPSKSGKLEDVVEQTEKSVALILIY is encoded by the coding sequence TTGTCCCTGTATTGCCACAATGCAACCGCAGCCCTAATTGATGAACTGCGTTCCAAAGCAGAAAAGGGGGATGTCGAGGCTCAATGCAGACTCGGAGGCATGTACGTGACAGGCAAGGCTGTTCCCAAGGATTTTGCGGAGGCTGCAAAATGGTATCGAAAAGCTGCTGAGCAAGGAAATGTTGATGCTCAAAACAATCTCGGATGTATCTACCAGGGGCGTACGGGAGTTCCAAAAGATTTAGTTGAAGCCGTGAAATGGTTTCAAAAGGCCGCTGGACATGGAGATGACAATGCCCAATTCAATCTCGGGGGCATGTACGAGAGTGGCGAAGGCGTTCCACGAGATGAAATTGAGGCGTTGGCATGGTATAACTTGGCTGCTTCTACTGGTGAAGATATATTTGTTAGTCAAAGAAACAAGCTGGAGAATAAACTTGGACATAGTTTGGTAATACTCGCACAACAACGCAGCAAACGAATACTGGCACAAATCGAAAAAAATAAGCAAGCAAAGTCAAGTGAATCCAGTTTGCAGAACGAAAAATCGAATGCGGATATGCCAAAGGCAAGCGGCTCAGCCGTCTTTGTTTCTACTGATGGCCTGCTCATCACGGCTGCGCATGTTGTGCGTGATGCCATTCGAATCAGTGTAGTGACAACCGTAGGCCTTAAAAAAGCCCAGTTAATACAAATTGATACTGCGAATGATGTTGCCATCTTGAAGTGCGACGGGGTTTTTACGCCCGCGCCTGTCAGGCCTTCTAAAAGCATGAAGCTGGGTCAGACGGTTTTTACATTGGGATTTCCAAACATACAACTCCAGGGGTTTAGCCCTAAAATGACCCGTGGCGAAATCAGCAGCCTTTCCGGTATTCAAGACGATCCGCGCCAATGGCAAATCAGCGTACCGCTTCAGCCTGGAAACTCGGGTGGTGGTTTATTTGATGAAAACGGCAATTTGGTGGGGATTGTGGTGGCTAAGCTCGATGCCATCAAAATCGCCAAAGTTACTGGTGATATCCCCGAAAATGTAAATTATGCGGTCAAAAGTTCGTACATCCTATCCATGCTTGAAAACTATTCGAACAGTTTGCCTCAGGAAAATATAAAGCCCTCGAAATCAGGTAAGCTAGAGGACGTGGTTGAGCAAACAGAGAAAAGTGTGGCGCTAATCCTGATTTACTGA